The [Eubacterium] siraeum genome contains a region encoding:
- a CDS encoding bifunctional 4-hydroxy-3-methylbut-2-enyl diphosphate reductase/30S ribosomal protein S1, which yields MSRYNIETAKSAGFCFGVKRAVEIAEKTAEENGSCYTLGELIHNGSEIARLQKLGVYPIDSPDDLPQGRTLIIRSHGVAKSVTDYIHDKGISCIDATCPFVAKIHNIVSKSECPVIIAGDPDHPEVIGIVGHCRNPDEVSVVRDSDELEKMAELQKFPRQNALIMVAQTTFNSSKWQSCIQVAKKHYTNITIFDTICSATAERQKETEELARRSALMVTVGGKNSSNTAKLAQISQKHCPVIFTQDGSDIDKAAVSELLPLQGGTVGITAGASTPAYIIKEVHRIMSEILNNEEGFDFMAEVDKTFKKVYIGNRVKALVVAVNKNEAVVDLGTKHSGYIPASELSQDPNAAPSDVVKVGDEIEAIVTAVNDAEGTVTLSKKKVDSVLGVEKLAAAMENNETLEGEVSSVVKGGVIIISNGTRVFIPASQTGVPKDGKLEELLKKTVPFKVIEVTEARGRVVGSIRQAKKEANDAAKAKFWENIEVGQKFTGEVKSIESYGVFVDLGGVDGMVHSSELTWNRIKHPREIVKIGDKLDVYVKSFDPEKKRVSLGCKKEEDNPWNKFVAEYSEGDVVDVTIVSITPFGAFAQIIPGVDGLIHISQISTERINNVAQVLSIGDEVKAKIIEINEEQNRVSLSIRALKEEMPEDEEEEAEDAE from the coding sequence GTGAGCCGTTACAATATTGAAACGGCAAAGAGCGCAGGCTTCTGTTTCGGTGTCAAGCGTGCTGTAGAAATTGCGGAAAAAACCGCAGAAGAAAACGGCAGCTGCTATACGCTCGGAGAACTGATACACAACGGCAGTGAGATAGCAAGACTTCAGAAGCTTGGAGTATACCCCATAGATTCACCTGACGATCTGCCGCAGGGCAGGACGCTTATAATCCGCTCTCACGGCGTTGCAAAATCGGTCACGGATTATATACACGACAAGGGCATAAGCTGTATTGATGCTACCTGCCCGTTTGTCGCAAAGATACACAACATTGTTTCAAAGTCGGAATGCCCCGTTATCATAGCGGGCGACCCCGATCACCCTGAGGTCATCGGGATAGTCGGGCATTGCAGAAATCCGGATGAAGTATCAGTGGTGCGTGACTCGGACGAGCTGGAAAAAATGGCAGAATTGCAGAAATTTCCTCGTCAAAATGCACTAATCATGGTTGCTCAGACGACGTTTAATTCGTCAAAATGGCAATCTTGCATTCAAGTTGCAAAAAAACACTATACAAATATCACGATTTTTGATACAATATGTAGTGCGACGGCTGAAAGACAAAAGGAAACCGAGGAGCTTGCACGGCGCTCGGCGCTTATGGTCACGGTCGGCGGAAAAAATTCCAGCAACACCGCAAAGCTGGCACAGATAAGTCAAAAACACTGCCCCGTAATATTTACGCAGGACGGCAGTGATATTGATAAAGCCGCAGTATCGGAACTGCTCCCTTTGCAGGGCGGTACGGTCGGTATAACGGCAGGAGCTTCGACACCTGCCTATATAATAAAGGAGGTTCATAGAATTATGAGCGAAATTCTCAACAATGAAGAAGGATTCGACTTCATGGCGGAGGTTGACAAGACCTTCAAAAAAGTATATATAGGGAACAGGGTCAAGGCTTTAGTAGTAGCTGTAAACAAGAACGAAGCTGTTGTAGACTTAGGCACAAAGCACTCGGGCTACATTCCTGCAAGCGAACTTTCGCAGGATCCCAATGCAGCTCCCTCAGATGTTGTCAAGGTTGGCGATGAGATCGAAGCCATCGTTACAGCTGTAAATGACGCAGAAGGTACAGTTACACTTTCCAAGAAGAAGGTTGACAGCGTTCTCGGCGTAGAAAAGCTCGCAGCCGCTATGGAAAATAATGAAACGCTAGAAGGTGAAGTATCATCGGTAGTTAAGGGCGGCGTTATCATTATCTCCAACGGTACAAGAGTATTCATCCCGGCTTCCCAGACAGGCGTTCCCAAGGACGGCAAGCTTGAAGAGCTTCTCAAGAAGACAGTTCCCTTCAAGGTTATCGAAGTAACAGAGGCAAGAGGCAGAGTTGTTGGTTCTATCCGTCAGGCTAAGAAGGAAGCAAACGATGCCGCTAAGGCTAAGTTCTGGGAGAACATTGAGGTAGGTCAGAAGTTCACAGGTGAAGTTAAGTCTATCGAAAGCTACGGCGTATTCGTTGATCTCGGCGGAGTTGACGGTATGGTTCACTCAAGCGAGCTTACCTGGAACAGAATCAAGCACCCCAGAGAGATCGTTAAGATCGGCGACAAGCTTGATGTATATGTAAAGAGCTTCGACCCCGAGAAGAAGAGAGTATCACTCGGCTGCAAGAAGGAAGAGGACAACCCCTGGAACAAGTTCGTTGCAGAGTACAGCGAAGGCGATGTTGTTGATGTTACCATCGTAAGCATCACACCCTTCGGCGCATTCGCACAGATTATCCCCGGCGTTGACGGTCTTATTCACATCAGCCAGATCTCTACAGAGCGTATCAACAATGTAGCTCAGGTTCTTTCCATCGGCGATGAAGTTAAGGCAAAGATCATCGAAATCAACGAGGAACAGAACAGAGTAAGCCTCTCTATCCGTGCACTCAAGGAAGAAATGCCTGAGGACGAGGAAGAAGAAGCTGAAGACGCTGAATAA
- a CDS encoding 1-acyl-sn-glycerol-3-phosphate acyltransferase — MYEFFRKIVCLSMHIKYRIKVIGGDNRPYKNGIKGGYIIACNHQDYGDPPLIAAVNKAHFSFMAKIELFEKNKFFAWLITKCGAFPVVRGAGDGSAIDHAIADLEKNRAFVIFPEGTRSKDGNIGRAKSGIAVIAGKTNAPVLPMCIKYGKKGFRRKVWISVGEMIPAEHIALNSDDRTELRRVSNLIMDNIKMLMDGMSEYGDPLPKQYNPKPEKQAEEESK, encoded by the coding sequence ATGTATGAATTTTTCAGGAAGATAGTATGTCTTTCAATGCACATAAAATACAGGATCAAGGTAATCGGCGGTGACAACAGACCGTATAAGAACGGCATAAAGGGCGGCTATATAATCGCCTGCAATCACCAGGATTACGGCGATCCTCCGCTGATAGCGGCTGTGAACAAGGCGCATTTTTCGTTTATGGCGAAGATTGAGCTGTTCGAGAAAAATAAATTCTTCGCCTGGCTTATTACCAAGTGCGGAGCGTTCCCCGTTGTAAGAGGCGCAGGTGACGGCAGTGCCATTGACCACGCCATAGCCGACCTTGAGAAGAACAGGGCTTTCGTAATATTTCCCGAAGGTACACGTTCTAAGGACGGCAATATCGGCAGAGCAAAATCGGGTATTGCGGTTATCGCAGGCAAGACAAATGCCCCCGTTCTTCCGATGTGCATAAAGTACGGGAAAAAGGGCTTCCGCAGAAAAGTATGGATCTCGGTAGGCGAGATGATTCCTGCGGAGCATATCGCACTGAACAGCGATGACAGAACAGAGCTAAGACGTGTTTCAAATCTTATTATGGATAACATAAAGATGCTGATGGACGGTATGAGCGAATACGGCGATCCGCTCCCCAAGCAGTATAACCCGAAGCCCGAAAAGCAGGCGGAAGAGGAAAGCAAGTGA
- the cmk gene encoding (d)CMP kinase, whose protein sequence is MSIAVAIDGPVGAGKSSIAKECAKRLGFIYVDTGAMYRCIGLFCDRNGVDMDDPVRVSAALSHISLDVKIKDGTQHIYLNGYDVSDEIRLPEISMAASKVSAIPAVRAFLLQLQRDMAESRDVIMDGRDIGTVVLPNATVKIYLTADAEVRAKRRYDELIAKGTAVSYESVLMDLKQRDHNDMTREIAPLKQADDAVLADTTELDFEGSCDLLVRIIKEKAEIR, encoded by the coding sequence ATGAGTATTGCAGTAGCTATTGACGGCCCTGTAGGAGCGGGCAAAAGCTCCATCGCCAAAGAATGCGCAAAGCGTTTAGGCTTTATATACGTTGACACGGGCGCTATGTACCGTTGCATAGGTCTTTTCTGCGACCGCAACGGCGTTGATATGGATGACCCCGTGAGAGTAAGTGCGGCACTTTCGCATATTTCTCTTGACGTAAAGATAAAGGACGGCACACAGCACATATATCTTAACGGCTATGACGTTTCCGATGAGATACGCTTACCCGAAATAAGCATGGCGGCATCCAAGGTTTCCGCTATCCCGGCTGTAAGAGCATTCCTCCTTCAGCTTCAGCGTGATATGGCAGAAAGCCGTGACGTGATAATGGACGGCAGGGATATAGGAACTGTCGTACTTCCTAACGCAACAGTGAAGATATATCTTACAGCAGATGCCGAGGTGCGTGCAAAGCGCCGTTATGACGAGCTTATCGCAAAGGGTACGGCTGTATCTTACGAGAGCGTGCTTATGGATCTTAAACAGCGTGACCACAACGATATGACAAGAGAAATTGCACCGCTGAAGCAGGCCGATGACGCAGTGCTTGCGGATACGACAGAGCTTGATTTTGAAGGCTCGTGCGACCTGCTTGTCAGAATAATCAAAGAAAAGGCAGAAATCAGATAA
- a CDS encoding glycosyltransferase codes for MNTDNMRERAVAVSVVVPVYNVEKYIERCLDSLVRQNFGYKYEIIIVNDGTKDNSMTIADRFASKYDFIRIITQQNAGLSAARNTGLANARGEYIAFVDSDDFVSPFYISEMYTLAVKNNADIVQCRYCNYFEKSDRSINVLLSHRNGVIGGKKAFEKLISDVSVRNYAWNKMYRRSLFSDNNISYPVGKCFEDVITTPRLFACAENVAFTRKVLYSYAHRPDSITGLAGRKMVDSYLEAYLILSEYLAENGIYYSCRTRISVMTLKVLITLYGMIARQYMAGKGNGGSYISDCREVRNTVKKQLRLLSPAYLKRAQKKQLSKTN; via the coding sequence ATGAACACAGATAATATGCGAGAGCGTGCAGTTGCCGTGAGTGTGGTCGTTCCCGTATACAACGTTGAAAAATATATTGAACGTTGTCTTGATTCGCTTGTCCGTCAGAATTTCGGATATAAATACGAAATAATCATTGTGAATGACGGAACGAAAGATAATTCCATGACGATAGCGGACAGGTTTGCAAGCAAGTATGATTTCATAAGAATAATCACTCAGCAAAACGCAGGCCTTTCAGCCGCAAGAAACACAGGTCTTGCAAACGCAAGAGGCGAATATATCGCCTTTGTTGACAGCGACGACTTTGTATCGCCATTTTACATTTCCGAAATGTACACGCTCGCCGTAAAAAACAACGCAGACATAGTACAGTGCAGATACTGCAATTACTTTGAAAAATCCGACCGCAGTATAAATGTGCTTCTTTCCCACCGTAACGGTGTAATCGGCGGAAAAAAGGCGTTTGAAAAGCTGATTTCCGACGTTTCGGTAAGAAATTACGCATGGAACAAGATGTACAGACGTTCGCTCTTCTCTGACAACAATATATCCTACCCTGTCGGAAAGTGCTTTGAGGACGTAATTACAACACCCCGCCTGTTTGCCTGTGCGGAAAATGTCGCCTTTACACGAAAGGTGCTTTACAGCTATGCCCACCGTCCCGACAGCATAACGGGTCTTGCAGGAAGAAAAATGGTAGACAGCTATCTTGAGGCATATCTCATCTTGTCGGAATATCTTGCGGAAAACGGCATCTATTACAGCTGTCGCACAAGGATTTCCGTTATGACCTTAAAGGTGCTTATAACGCTGTACGGAATGATAGCAAGACAGTATATGGCCGGCAAAGGAAACGGCGGCAGCTATATTTCCGACTGCCGTGAGGTGAGAAACACCGTAAAAAAACAACTGCGTCTGCTTTCTCCTGCGTATCTTAAAAGAGCGCAGAAAAAACAGCTTTCAAAAACAAACTGA
- a CDS encoding polysaccharide deacetylase family protein, translating into MKSIKICVAAITAGVVCIATMIGILSAAIYAENESGNSFIGLMYHQVLKDESRAGKYIITPNELESDLAYLSENGYVSVLPSQLVKIREQGGILPEKTVVITFDDGYETGLYYVLPLLKKYGMKAVINVVGSYTDEYSRINEEGKHLSYAYLTWNEIKTLSDSGYVEIGNHTYDMHSNNGDRNGCARKENESDEQYRTVLYEDVDRLSDKLQQVTGKRPVAFAYPFGSLSEGSAEIIGSAGISVFMTCCEQPCSMNRNGRIVINRYNRESGRTAQQICEEFNNAF; encoded by the coding sequence TTGAAAAGCATAAAAATATGCGTTGCGGCAATCACGGCAGGCGTGGTGTGTATTGCGACGATGATAGGGATACTGAGTGCCGCAATATATGCCGAAAACGAAAGCGGCAACAGCTTTATAGGGCTGATGTATCATCAGGTGTTAAAGGATGAAAGCAGAGCCGGAAAATATATAATTACTCCAAACGAGCTGGAGAGCGACCTTGCGTATCTGTCCGAAAACGGTTATGTTTCCGTTCTTCCGTCTCAGCTTGTGAAAATTCGTGAGCAGGGCGGCATACTGCCGGAAAAAACGGTTGTGATCACGTTTGATGACGGGTATGAAACGGGACTTTATTATGTGCTGCCGCTGCTGAAAAAATACGGAATGAAGGCGGTCATAAATGTTGTCGGCAGTTATACGGACGAATATTCCCGTATCAACGAAGAGGGAAAGCACTTGTCTTATGCTTACCTGACATGGAATGAAATAAAGACGCTGTCGGACAGCGGTTATGTCGAAATAGGGAATCACACCTACGATATGCACTCGAACAACGGGGATAGAAACGGCTGTGCGAGAAAAGAAAACGAGAGCGATGAGCAGTACCGCACGGTGCTGTATGAGGATGTGGATAGGCTGTCGGACAAATTACAGCAGGTCACAGGGAAAAGGCCGGTCGCTTTTGCGTATCCCTTCGGGTCGCTGAGTGAGGGAAGTGCGGAGATAATCGGCAGTGCGGGCATAAGCGTGTTTATGACCTGCTGTGAACAGCCGTGCAGTATGAACAGAAACGGCAGGATAGTGAT